The Streptomyces sp. NBC_00440 genome contains a region encoding:
- a CDS encoding calcium-binding protein, translating to MPTQPAQFTQPTRPSHLTRLTRRRTVRAVSALTLAIGAGLTAPLLLTGPAGAATPAASAGLDDTGRTIRYTAAAGQTNQAAVTASKADGSADITYVIDDTVPIDAGAGCAYPDSADRTKIRCTVTTVDSQDPYASLRIELGDGNDVLTYDNATGQTCNFASVDLGAGADRVTDTGEVDGNSVIGGTGDDDLTVGADAVVLGGDGADTVHAAGGGAVVQGGADDDTIYADGDGSSVTGGAGDDVIHGGAGNQNLSGDDGNDRLYGGTGNDFLYGGKGDDILYGESGDDTLYGNSGNDELYGGPGKDTLSGGPGTNVVHQD from the coding sequence GTGCCCACCCAGCCCGCTCAGTTCACCCAGCCCACCCGACCCAGCCACCTCACCCGCCTCACCCGCCGCCGGACGGTACGCGCCGTATCGGCCCTGACGCTGGCCATCGGCGCCGGCCTCACCGCTCCCCTCCTCCTCACCGGCCCGGCCGGCGCCGCCACCCCGGCGGCGAGCGCCGGACTCGACGACACCGGGCGGACCATCCGCTACACCGCCGCAGCGGGCCAGACCAACCAGGCGGCCGTCACCGCGTCGAAGGCCGACGGCTCCGCTGACATCACCTACGTCATCGACGACACCGTCCCGATCGACGCCGGGGCCGGATGCGCGTACCCGGACAGCGCGGACCGGACGAAGATCCGCTGCACGGTCACCACGGTGGACAGCCAGGACCCGTACGCGAGCCTGCGGATCGAACTCGGTGACGGCAACGATGTCCTCACCTACGACAACGCCACCGGCCAGACCTGCAACTTCGCCTCGGTCGACCTCGGCGCAGGCGCGGACAGAGTGACCGACACCGGTGAAGTCGACGGCAACTCGGTCATCGGCGGCACGGGCGACGACGACCTCACGGTGGGCGCCGACGCGGTGGTACTCGGCGGCGACGGCGCCGACACGGTGCACGCCGCGGGCGGCGGGGCCGTCGTGCAGGGCGGCGCGGACGACGACACGATCTACGCGGACGGCGACGGGAGCTCCGTGACGGGCGGCGCAGGCGACGACGTGATCCACGGCGGCGCGGGCAACCAGAACCTCTCCGGCGACGACGGCAACGACCGGCTCTACGGCGGTACGGGGAACGACTTCCTGTACGGCGGCAAGGGTGACGACATCCTGTACGGCGAAAGCGGGGACGACACCCTGTACGGCAACAGCGGCAACGACGAGCTGTACGGCGGCCCCGGCAAGGACACACTCTCGGGCGGCCCCGGTACGAACGTCGTCCACCAGGACTGA